One Streptomyces drozdowiczii DNA segment encodes these proteins:
- a CDS encoding TetR/AcrR family transcriptional regulator: MLSRPHPKPARSGRPRSAEADEAILEATRASLVDLGWSKLTMGDVATRAGVAKTTLYRRWAGKNELVVDAVAVLFDELEMPDLGSLAADVEAVVLQFAALLDRPETRTALMAVVAESTRDEALRARIRDSIVNRQKRLVLQGRRRAQERGELPVEPDEATADLTADLIFDVIAGAVVHRTLVSAEPVDADWARRFTLLLLAGLGAAAGQPVRQKPAGSV, encoded by the coding sequence ATGCTCAGCCGCCCCCATCCCAAACCCGCACGATCGGGACGCCCGCGCAGCGCCGAGGCCGACGAGGCGATCCTGGAGGCGACCAGAGCCTCGCTGGTGGACCTCGGCTGGTCGAAGCTGACCATGGGCGACGTGGCGACGCGGGCCGGGGTCGCCAAGACGACCCTCTACCGGCGCTGGGCGGGCAAGAACGAACTGGTCGTGGACGCGGTGGCGGTGCTCTTCGACGAGCTGGAGATGCCGGACCTGGGCAGCCTGGCCGCCGATGTGGAGGCGGTCGTGCTCCAGTTCGCCGCGCTGCTCGACCGGCCGGAGACCCGGACCGCGCTGATGGCGGTGGTCGCCGAGTCGACGCGGGACGAGGCGCTGCGGGCCCGTATCCGCGACTCGATCGTCAACCGGCAGAAGCGGCTCGTGCTCCAGGGCCGGCGGCGGGCGCAGGAGCGCGGCGAGCTGCCCGTCGAGCCGGACGAGGCCACGGCGGACCTGACGGCGGACCTGATCTTCGATGTGATCGCCGGTGCGGTGGTGCACCGGACGCTGGTGAGCGCCGAGCCCGTCGATGCCGACTGGGCCCGGCGCTTCACGCTGCTGCTGCTGGCGGGGCTGGGCGCGGCCGCCGGACAGCCGGTACGTCAGAAGCCCGCGGGCTCCGTGTAG
- a CDS encoding response regulator transcription factor, with protein sequence MRLLIVEDEKRLAISLARGLTAEGFAVDVVHDGAEGLHRATEGAYDLVILDIMLPGMNGYRVCAALRAAGHDVPVLMLTAKDGEYDEAEGLDTGADDYLTKPFSYVVLVARVRALLRRRGGTGSPVVTVGALRMETAARRVHLGGEEIALTAKEFAVLEQLALRAGQVVSKAEILEHVWDFAYDGDPNIVEVYVSTLRRKLGAAAIRTVRGAGYRLAAL encoded by the coding sequence ATGCGCCTGTTGATCGTGGAGGACGAGAAGCGGCTGGCGATCTCCCTGGCCCGGGGGCTCACCGCCGAGGGATTCGCCGTGGACGTCGTGCACGACGGGGCCGAGGGCCTGCACCGGGCGACGGAGGGCGCGTACGACCTGGTGATTCTCGACATCATGCTGCCCGGGATGAACGGCTACCGCGTCTGCGCCGCCCTGCGCGCCGCCGGCCACGACGTACCGGTGCTGATGCTGACCGCGAAGGACGGCGAGTACGACGAGGCGGAGGGCCTGGACACGGGCGCCGACGACTACCTGACCAAGCCGTTCAGCTACGTGGTGCTGGTCGCCCGGGTCCGCGCCCTGCTGCGCCGCCGGGGCGGCACCGGCTCGCCGGTGGTCACCGTGGGCGCGCTGCGGATGGAGACCGCGGCCCGCCGGGTGCACCTCGGCGGCGAGGAGATCGCCCTGACGGCCAAGGAGTTCGCGGTGCTCGAACAACTCGCCCTGCGCGCCGGGCAGGTGGTGAGCAAGGCGGAGATCCTGGAGCACGTCTGGGACTTCGCGTACGACGGCGACCCGAACATCGTCGAGGTGTACGTCAGCACCCTGCGCCGCAAGCTCGGCGCGGCCGCCATCCGCACGGTGCGGGGCGCCGGTTACCGGCTGGCGGCGCTGTGA
- a CDS encoding DUF3817 domain-containing protein — MDIKTATALHRLRLISIPEALSFPALILFGSVLSRVSDIDFLMMPLGMLHGVLFVIYVVLLLDVWAKTKWPLKRVAFFFLLCVLPFGGLYGDKVLKRYEADSVIAARARREGTVSA; from the coding sequence GTGGACATCAAGACCGCTACCGCCCTGCACCGGCTGCGCCTCATCTCGATTCCCGAGGCGCTGTCCTTCCCGGCGCTGATCCTCTTCGGCTCGGTGCTGAGCCGGGTCTCCGACATCGACTTCCTGATGATGCCGCTGGGCATGCTGCACGGCGTGCTCTTCGTGATCTACGTCGTGCTGCTGCTCGACGTGTGGGCGAAGACCAAGTGGCCGCTGAAGCGCGTCGCGTTCTTCTTCCTGCTGTGCGTGCTGCCGTTCGGCGGCCTGTACGGGGACAAGGTGCTCAAGCGCTATGAGGCGGACAGCGTCATCGCCGCCCGGGCCCGCCGCGAAGGCACGGTCAGCGCATGA
- the meaB gene encoding methylmalonyl Co-A mutase-associated GTPase MeaB, which produces MVDVPTLVEQARAGGPRAVARLISLVEGASPQLREVMAALAPLAGSAYVVGLTGSPGVGKSTSTSALVSAYRKQGRRVAVLAVDPSSPFSGGALLGDRVRMSDHASDPGVYIRSMATRGHLGGLAWAAPQAIRVLDASGFDVILVETVGVGQSEVEIASQADTSVVLLAPGMGDGIQAAKAGILEIGDVYVVNKADRDGADATARELNHMLGLGESRSPGDWRPPIVKTVAARGEGVDEVVEALEKHRAWMEEHGVLGERRAARAAREVETIAVTRLRERIGSLHGDRRLDALAERIVAGRLDPYAAADELVAGLTGEG; this is translated from the coding sequence ATGGTGGACGTCCCCACCCTGGTGGAGCAGGCCCGCGCGGGCGGACCCCGGGCGGTGGCCCGGCTCATCTCCCTGGTGGAGGGGGCATCGCCGCAGCTGCGCGAGGTGATGGCGGCCCTGGCGCCGCTGGCGGGCAGCGCGTACGTGGTCGGCCTGACCGGCTCGCCCGGCGTCGGCAAGTCCACGTCGACGTCGGCGCTCGTCTCCGCGTACCGGAAGCAGGGCAGGCGGGTCGCGGTGCTCGCCGTCGACCCGTCCTCGCCGTTCTCCGGCGGGGCGCTGCTCGGCGACCGGGTCCGGATGTCGGACCACGCCTCCGACCCGGGCGTCTACATCCGCTCCATGGCGACCCGCGGCCACCTCGGCGGCCTCGCCTGGGCGGCCCCGCAGGCGATCCGGGTGCTGGACGCCTCGGGCTTCGACGTGATCCTGGTGGAGACCGTGGGCGTCGGCCAGTCCGAGGTGGAGATCGCCTCGCAGGCCGACACCTCGGTCGTCCTCCTCGCCCCCGGCATGGGCGACGGCATCCAGGCCGCGAAGGCGGGCATCCTGGAGATCGGCGACGTGTACGTCGTGAACAAGGCGGACCGGGACGGCGCGGACGCCACCGCCCGCGAGCTGAACCACATGCTGGGCCTCGGGGAGTCCCGGAGCCCCGGCGACTGGCGCCCGCCGATCGTGAAGACGGTCGCCGCCCGGGGCGAGGGCGTCGACGAGGTGGTCGAGGCACTGGAGAAGCACCGGGCCTGGATGGAGGAGCACGGCGTCCTCGGCGAACGCCGTGCCGCCCGCGCCGCCCGCGAGGTCGAGACGATCGCGGTCACCCGCCTCCGCGAACGCATCGGCTCCCTGCACGGCGACCGCCGCCTGGACGCCCTGGCCGAACGCATCGTGGCCGGCCGCCTCGACCCGTACGCGGCGGCGGACGAACTGGTGGCGGGACTGACGGGCGAGGGCTGA
- a CDS encoding MarR family winged helix-turn-helix transcriptional regulator: MPKPLSLPFDPIARADELWQQRWGPVPSMAAITSIMRAQQILLSEVDAVVKPYGLTFARYEALVLLTFSKAGELPMSKIGERLMVHPTSVTNTVDRLVRSGLVDKRPNPNDGRGTLASITDKGREVVESATRDLVAMEFGLGAYDAEECAEIFALLRPLRIAAQDFEEI; this comes from the coding sequence GTGCCGAAGCCGCTCAGTCTCCCCTTCGACCCCATCGCCCGCGCCGACGAGCTCTGGCAGCAGCGCTGGGGCCCGGTCCCGTCCATGGCGGCGATCACCTCGATCATGCGGGCGCAGCAGATCCTGCTCTCCGAGGTCGACGCCGTCGTCAAGCCGTACGGACTGACCTTCGCGCGGTACGAGGCGCTGGTGCTGCTCACCTTCTCCAAGGCGGGCGAGCTGCCGATGTCCAAGATCGGCGAGCGGCTGATGGTCCACCCGACGTCCGTGACGAACACGGTGGACCGGCTGGTGCGCTCCGGCCTGGTCGACAAGCGCCCGAACCCGAACGACGGCCGGGGCACGCTGGCCTCGATCACCGACAAGGGCCGCGAGGTGGTGGAATCGGCCACCCGGGACCTGGTCGCGATGGAGTTCGGACTCGGGGCGTACGACGCCGAGGAGTGCGCCGAGATCTTCGCCCTGCTGCGGCCCCTGCGCATCGCCGCGCAGGACTTCGAGGAGATCTGA
- a CDS encoding MarR family winged helix-turn-helix transcriptional regulator, translating into METETATRWLSDAEQCTWRTHLDVSRLLTHQLEKDLQPFGLTMNDYEILVNLSESEDRRMRMSDLAGATLQSKSRLSHQITRMESAGLVRRENCESDRRGLYAVLTDEGLETMRRVAPHHVASVRRHFMDLLSAEALAELRAALTPVAEHLRGQR; encoded by the coding sequence ATGGAGACCGAGACGGCCACCCGCTGGCTGAGCGACGCCGAGCAGTGCACCTGGCGCACCCACCTGGACGTCAGCAGGTTGCTGACCCACCAGCTGGAGAAGGACCTCCAGCCGTTCGGGCTGACCATGAACGACTACGAGATCCTCGTCAACCTCTCGGAGTCCGAGGACCGCCGGATGCGGATGAGCGACCTCGCGGGGGCGACCCTGCAATCCAAGAGCCGGCTCTCGCACCAGATCACGCGCATGGAGAGCGCGGGTCTTGTGCGGCGGGAGAACTGCGAGTCGGACCGGCGGGGGTTGTACGCGGTCCTCACGGACGAGGGCCTGGAGACGATGCGGAGGGTGGCGCCGCACCATGTCGCGTCCGTGCGCCGCCACTTCATGGATCTGCTGTCGGCGGAGGCGCTGGCGGAACTGCGCGCGGCGCTGACGCCGGTGGCGGAGCATTTGCGGGGGCAGCGGTAG
- a CDS encoding sensor histidine kinase, translated as MRSVRARAALGATVVVALALGAAGLAVLLVLRANLTDQAGLQAEVAAREVAGQLALGVPYAELDTGDEEEHPVQVTDEDGRVVAVSKDLEAISGTGTDRVAPAGAATDTDDDRDDDDPGRGEVSTDEPDFGNGTATVDGDRADYRFAAVEVTDPAGRTLTVHAGAPLAAEQRAVDSVRSAMLAGLPVVLLVVAGVTWLVTRRALRPVEGIRREMAAITASEDLARRVPEPGSRDEVARLARTTNETLAALEESVGRQRRFVADASHELRSPIASLRTQLEVGAAHPELLDVPGAVADTVRLQALAADLLLLARLDAGERAGLSRLDLGALVREEVSQRVGDRVPVAVSVKGGVRDGGLDVAGSRARLARVLGNLLDNAQRHAVRSVSVTVVRDADEVVVAVTDDGFGVPDAERERVFERFVRLDEARARDDGGAGLGLAIARDVATHHGGTLTVSGTRFELRLPALQDAGAPPPHPRSSIAGGAQNSPCGD; from the coding sequence GTGAGGTCGGTACGGGCCAGGGCCGCGCTCGGCGCCACCGTGGTCGTCGCCCTCGCCCTGGGTGCCGCCGGGCTCGCCGTTCTGCTCGTCCTGCGCGCCAACCTCACCGACCAGGCGGGCCTCCAGGCCGAGGTCGCGGCCAGGGAGGTCGCCGGACAGCTGGCCCTCGGCGTGCCGTACGCCGAGCTGGACACGGGCGACGAGGAGGAGCACCCGGTCCAGGTCACCGACGAGGACGGGCGCGTGGTCGCCGTATCCAAGGACCTGGAGGCGATATCCGGCACCGGCACGGACCGGGTCGCCCCGGCGGGGGCGGCGACGGACACCGATGACGACCGGGACGACGACGACCCGGGCCGGGGCGAGGTCTCCACCGACGAACCGGACTTCGGCAACGGCACCGCCACCGTGGACGGCGACCGCGCCGACTACCGGTTCGCCGCGGTCGAGGTCACGGACCCGGCCGGGCGCACCCTGACGGTGCACGCGGGCGCCCCGCTCGCCGCCGAGCAGCGGGCCGTGGACAGCGTGCGCTCCGCGATGCTGGCGGGGCTGCCCGTGGTGCTCCTGGTCGTCGCCGGGGTGACCTGGCTGGTGACCCGGCGGGCCCTGCGCCCGGTGGAGGGCATCCGGCGCGAGATGGCGGCGATCACCGCCTCCGAGGACCTGGCCCGGCGGGTGCCGGAACCGGGCTCCCGTGACGAGGTCGCGAGGCTGGCCCGTACGACCAACGAGACCCTCGCCGCGCTGGAGGAGTCCGTCGGCCGCCAGCGGCGCTTCGTGGCCGACGCCTCGCACGAGCTGCGCAGCCCGATCGCCTCGCTGCGCACCCAGCTGGAGGTGGGCGCCGCGCACCCGGAGCTGCTGGACGTGCCCGGCGCAGTCGCGGACACCGTGCGCCTCCAGGCCCTCGCCGCGGACCTGCTGCTGCTGGCCCGGCTGGACGCGGGGGAGCGGGCGGGGCTCTCGCGGCTCGACCTGGGGGCGCTGGTCCGCGAGGAGGTCTCCCAGCGCGTCGGCGACCGCGTCCCGGTCGCGGTGTCCGTAAAGGGCGGCGTACGGGACGGCGGCCTCGACGTGGCCGGTTCGCGCGCCCGCCTGGCCAGGGTCCTCGGCAACCTGCTGGACAACGCGCAGCGGCACGCGGTGCGTTCGGTGTCCGTCACGGTGGTCCGGGACGCCGACGAGGTGGTCGTCGCCGTCACGGACGACGGGTTCGGGGTGCCGGATGCGGAGCGGGAGCGCGTCTTCGAACGCTTCGTCCGGCTGGACGAGGCGCGGGCCCGGGACGACGGCGGGGCGGGCCTGGGCCTGGCCATCGCCCGAGACGTGGCCACGCACCACGGCGGAACCCTCACGGTGTCGGGTACCCGCTTCGAGCTACGGCTCCCGGCCCTCCAGGACGCGGGGGCGCCGCCCCCGCACCCCCGTTCCTCAATCGCGGGAGGCGCGCAAAACAGCCCCTGCGGCGATTGA
- a CDS encoding AIM24 family protein: MFRLEGNKTLAVDLAGDAVKAKNGSMVAYEGQMTFKKMTGGGEGLRGMVTRRLTGESMAVMQVSGQGTCYFADRASEINLVTLHGDKLYVEASNLLCTDAGLRTGTTFTGLRGGATGNGLFTTTVEGTGQAAIMSDGTAVVLRVSPQYPLFVDPGAYIAHQGNLQQNFQSGVNFRTLIGEGSGESFQIRFEGDGLVYVQPSERNTIGGNV; the protein is encoded by the coding sequence ATGTTCCGGCTCGAGGGAAACAAGACGCTCGCCGTCGATCTGGCAGGCGATGCCGTCAAGGCGAAGAACGGCTCGATGGTCGCGTACGAGGGCCAGATGACGTTCAAGAAGATGACGGGCGGCGGTGAGGGACTGCGCGGGATGGTGACCCGCAGGCTGACCGGTGAGTCGATGGCGGTGATGCAGGTCTCCGGGCAGGGCACCTGCTATTTCGCGGACCGGGCGAGCGAGATCAACCTCGTCACGCTGCACGGCGACAAGCTGTACGTCGAGGCGAGCAATCTGCTCTGCACCGACGCCGGGCTGCGCACCGGCACCACGTTCACCGGCCTGCGCGGCGGCGCGACGGGCAACGGCCTGTTCACCACCACCGTGGAGGGGACGGGGCAGGCGGCGATCATGTCGGACGGCACGGCCGTGGTGCTGCGGGTCTCCCCGCAGTACCCGCTGTTCGTGGACCCGGGCGCGTACATCGCCCACCAGGGCAACCTCCAGCAGAACTTCCAGTCCGGGGTGAACTTCCGGACGCTGATCGGCGAGGGCTCCGGTGAGTCCTTCCAGATCCGGTTCGAGGGCGACGGACTGGTCTACGTGCAGCCCAGCGAGCGGAACACGATCGGGGGGAACGTCTGA
- a CDS encoding acyl-CoA mutase large subunit family protein, whose translation MDADAIEEGRQRWQARYDKARKRDADFTTLSGDPVEPVYGPRPGDAYEGFERIGWPGEYPFTRGLHPTGYRGRTWTIRQFAGFGNAEQTNERYKMILAAGGGGLSVAFDMPTLMGRDSDDPRALGEVGHCGVAIDSAADMEVLFKDIPLGDVTTSMTISGPAVPVFCMYLVAAERQGVDPAVLNGTLQTDIFKEYIAQKEWLFQPEPHLRLIGDLMEHCAASIPAYKPLSVSGYHIREAGATAAQELAYTLADGFGYVELGLSRGLDVDTFAPGLSFFFDAHLDFFEEIAKFRAARRIWARWMKETYGAKTDKAQWLRFHTQTAGVSLTAQQPYNNVVRTAVEALSAVLGGTNSLHTNALDETLALPSEQAAEIALRTQQVLMEETGVANVADPLGGSWYVEQLTDRIEADAEKIFEQIKERGTRAHPDGQHPVGPITSGILRGIEDGWFTGEIAESAFRYQQSLEKGDKKVVGVNTAHGSVTGDLEILRVSHEVEREQVRVLAGRKEARDDARVKTALDAMLAAARDGSNMIAPMLDAVRAEATLGEICGVLRDEWGVYTEPAGF comes from the coding sequence ATGGACGCTGACGCGATCGAGGAAGGCCGCCAACGCTGGCAGGCCCGTTACGACAAGGCCCGCAAGCGTGACGCGGACTTCACCACGCTGTCCGGGGACCCGGTGGAGCCCGTCTACGGCCCCCGCCCCGGAGACGCGTACGAGGGCTTCGAGCGGATCGGCTGGCCCGGCGAGTACCCCTTCACCCGGGGCCTCCACCCGACCGGATACCGGGGCCGCACCTGGACCATCCGCCAGTTCGCGGGCTTCGGCAACGCCGAGCAGACCAACGAGCGCTACAAGATGATCCTGGCCGCCGGCGGCGGCGGGCTCAGCGTGGCCTTCGACATGCCGACGCTGATGGGCCGCGACTCCGACGACCCCCGCGCGCTCGGCGAGGTCGGCCACTGCGGCGTCGCCATCGACTCCGCCGCCGACATGGAGGTCCTGTTCAAGGACATCCCGCTCGGTGACGTCACGACGTCGATGACGATCAGCGGCCCGGCCGTCCCGGTCTTCTGCATGTACCTGGTCGCCGCCGAACGCCAGGGCGTCGACCCGGCCGTCCTCAACGGCACGCTCCAGACGGACATCTTCAAGGAGTACATCGCGCAGAAGGAGTGGCTCTTCCAGCCCGAGCCCCATCTGCGCCTCATCGGGGACCTGATGGAGCACTGCGCCGCCTCCATCCCCGCGTACAAGCCGCTCTCCGTCTCCGGGTACCACATCCGCGAGGCCGGGGCGACGGCCGCGCAGGAGCTGGCGTACACCCTCGCCGACGGCTTCGGTTACGTGGAGCTGGGCCTCTCCCGCGGCCTCGACGTCGACACCTTCGCGCCCGGCCTGTCCTTCTTCTTCGACGCGCACCTCGACTTCTTCGAGGAGATCGCCAAGTTCCGCGCCGCCCGCCGGATCTGGGCCCGCTGGATGAAGGAGACGTACGGCGCGAAGACCGACAAGGCGCAGTGGCTGCGCTTCCACACCCAGACCGCCGGGGTCTCCCTCACCGCGCAGCAGCCGTACAACAACGTCGTACGCACCGCCGTCGAGGCCCTGTCCGCCGTCCTCGGCGGCACCAACTCGCTGCACACCAACGCCCTCGACGAGACCCTGGCGCTCCCCTCCGAGCAGGCCGCCGAGATCGCGCTGCGCACCCAGCAGGTGCTGATGGAGGAGACCGGCGTCGCCAACGTGGCCGACCCGCTGGGCGGTTCCTGGTACGTGGAGCAGCTCACCGACCGCATCGAGGCCGACGCCGAGAAGATCTTCGAGCAGATCAAGGAGCGCGGCACCCGGGCCCACCCCGACGGGCAGCACCCGGTCGGCCCGATCACCTCCGGCATCCTGCGCGGCATCGAGGACGGCTGGTTCACCGGCGAGATCGCGGAGTCCGCGTTCCGCTACCAGCAGTCCCTGGAGAAGGGCGACAAGAAGGTCGTCGGCGTCAACACGGCGCACGGCTCGGTCACCGGTGACCTGGAGATCCTGCGGGTCAGCCACGAGGTCGAGCGCGAGCAGGTCCGCGTCCTCGCCGGCCGCAAGGAGGCCCGCGACGACGCCCGGGTGAAGACCGCCCTCGACGCGATGCTGGCCGCCGCCCGCGACGGCTCCAACATGATCGCGCCGATGCTGGACGCGGTCCGCGCGGAGGCGACCCTCGGCGAGATCTGCGGCGTCCTGCGCGACGAGTGGGGCGTCTACACGGAGCCCGCGGGCTTCTGA
- a CDS encoding MTH1187 family thiamine-binding protein: MIVAFSVSPLGVGEDVGEYVADAVRVVRESGLPNRTDAMFTSIEGEWDEVMDVVKRAVAAVEARAGRVSLVLKADIRPGVTDGLTSKVETVERYLAD; this comes from the coding sequence ATGATCGTCGCCTTCTCCGTCAGCCCGCTCGGGGTCGGCGAGGACGTCGGCGAGTACGTCGCCGACGCCGTCCGGGTCGTCCGCGAGTCGGGTCTGCCCAACCGCACGGACGCGATGTTCACCTCCATCGAGGGGGAGTGGGACGAGGTCATGGACGTCGTCAAGCGCGCCGTGGCCGCCGTGGAGGCGCGCGCCGGGCGGGTCTCGCTGGTCCTGAAGGCGGACATCCGCCCCGGCGTCACGGACGGGCTCACCTCCAAGGTGGAGACCGTCGAGCGGTACCTCGCGGACTGA
- a CDS encoding PepSY domain-containing protein — MKRKIVIGVVAAAVLVGGGTATAVALADDDGRDGGGTERAAASPAAIGKAAVPGTVTEAELDEEDGRLVWELEVYGSDKVWHDVTVDAGSGKVVGSRVDRDEDGRGVPRGGVVSLEEAVKAATGG; from the coding sequence ATGAAGCGCAAGATCGTCATCGGTGTGGTGGCCGCGGCCGTGCTCGTCGGGGGCGGGACGGCGACCGCTGTCGCCCTCGCGGACGACGACGGCCGCGACGGGGGCGGTACGGAGCGTGCGGCCGCCTCACCGGCCGCGATCGGCAAGGCGGCGGTGCCCGGCACGGTGACCGAGGCGGAGCTCGACGAGGAGGACGGGCGGCTTGTCTGGGAGCTGGAGGTGTACGGCTCCGACAAGGTGTGGCACGACGTGACGGTGGACGCGGGGAGCGGGAAGGTCGTCGGGAGCCGGGTGGACCGGGACGAGGACGGGCGCGGGGTGCCTCGGGGTGGGGTCGTGTCGTTGGAGGAGGCGGTGAAGGCGGCGACGGGGGGCTGA
- a CDS encoding AIM24 family protein, whose protein sequence is MNGPVVFDPMTLPADDNVNAYTFCVELKGSQWFLQKGKMIAYYGQINFDGIGHGRFERLVRSSFHSPLHASDWVVAEGSGKMLLADRAFDVNSYDLDDGNLTIRSGNLLAYQPSLALKQSIVPGFLTLIGTGKFVAASNGPVVFMEPPLRVDPQALVGWADCPSPCHHYDHGYMTGLLGGLRGLTGIGGASGEEHQFEFVGAGTVLLQSSEALMAEQPTGAVPQQAGVPGGGAGPGQTPRAPGQLGDLQRRFGL, encoded by the coding sequence GTGAACGGGCCCGTGGTCTTCGACCCGATGACGCTGCCGGCGGACGACAACGTCAACGCGTACACCTTCTGTGTGGAGCTCAAGGGGAGCCAGTGGTTCCTCCAGAAGGGCAAGATGATCGCCTACTACGGGCAGATCAACTTCGACGGCATCGGGCACGGCCGCTTCGAGCGGCTGGTCCGCTCCAGCTTCCACTCGCCGCTGCACGCGAGCGACTGGGTGGTGGCCGAGGGCAGCGGCAAGATGCTGCTCGCGGACCGGGCGTTCGATGTGAACTCCTACGACCTGGACGACGGGAACCTGACCATCCGGTCCGGCAACCTGCTCGCGTACCAGCCTTCGCTGGCGCTGAAGCAGTCGATCGTGCCCGGGTTCCTGACGCTGATCGGCACGGGCAAGTTCGTCGCCGCGTCCAACGGTCCGGTGGTCTTCATGGAGCCCCCGCTGCGGGTGGACCCGCAGGCGCTGGTCGGCTGGGCGGACTGCCCCTCCCCCTGCCACCACTACGACCACGGCTACATGACCGGCCTGCTGGGCGGGCTGCGCGGGCTGACCGGGATCGGCGGCGCCTCCGGCGAGGAGCACCAGTTCGAGTTCGTCGGCGCCGGTACGGTGCTGCTCCAGTCCTCCGAGGCGCTGATGGCCGAACAGCCGACGGGGGCGGTGCCGCAGCAGGCGGGGGTGCCGGGTGGGGGTGCCGGGCCGGGGCAGACGCCCCGGGCGCCCGGTCAGCTGGGGGACCTCCAGCGTCGCTTCGGTTTGTGA
- a CDS encoding AIM24 family protein, with translation MPFREINSKMVEATVVPGQKMFSQRGAMLAYRGEVAFTPNIQGGQGGMMSMIGRRLANEATPLMTVEGNGTVMFGHGGHHIQVITLSGDTLYVEADRLLAFDGTLQQGTMFMGSQGGVMGMVRGQVTGQGLFTTTLRGHGSVAVMAHGGVIELPIAPGRDVHVDPQAYVAHHGDVRNKLSTALGWREMVGRGSGEGFQLELSGSGAVYVQASEEKL, from the coding sequence ATGCCGTTCCGTGAGATCAACTCGAAGATGGTCGAGGCCACGGTGGTCCCCGGCCAGAAGATGTTCAGCCAGCGCGGGGCGATGCTCGCGTACCGGGGTGAGGTGGCGTTCACGCCGAACATCCAGGGCGGCCAGGGCGGCATGATGTCGATGATCGGCCGCCGCCTGGCGAACGAGGCGACCCCGCTGATGACGGTCGAGGGCAACGGCACGGTGATGTTCGGCCACGGCGGCCACCACATCCAGGTGATCACCCTCTCCGGGGACACCCTCTATGTGGAGGCGGACCGGCTGCTCGCCTTCGACGGCACGCTCCAGCAGGGCACGATGTTCATGGGCTCGCAGGGCGGGGTCATGGGCATGGTGCGCGGCCAGGTGACCGGGCAGGGCCTGTTCACCACGACGCTCCGGGGGCACGGCTCGGTGGCCGTGATGGCGCACGGCGGGGTGATCGAGCTGCCGATCGCGCCGGGCCGCGACGTGCACGTCGACCCCCAGGCGTACGTCGCCCACCACGGCGACGTACGCAACAAGCTCTCCACCGCGCTCGGCTGGCGCGAGATGGTGGGCCGCGGCTCGGGCGAGGGCTTCCAGCTGGAGCTGAGCGGCAGCGGTGCGGTGTACGTCCAGGCGTCGGAGGAGAAGCTGTGA
- a CDS encoding DUF3817 domain-containing protein codes for MKRSVLTRYRVMAYVTAVMLLILCVCMIFKYGFDKGEGLTLVVSQIHGVLYIIYLIFAFDLGSKAKWPLGKLAWVLLSGTIPTAAFFVERKVVREVEPLVADATPAAPANV; via the coding sequence ATGAAACGCAGTGTGCTGACCCGATACCGGGTGATGGCTTACGTCACCGCCGTCATGTTGCTGATCCTCTGCGTGTGCATGATCTTCAAATACGGCTTCGACAAGGGCGAGGGCCTGACGCTCGTCGTCTCCCAGATCCACGGCGTGCTGTACATCATCTACCTGATCTTCGCCTTCGACCTGGGCTCCAAGGCGAAGTGGCCGCTGGGCAAGCTGGCCTGGGTGCTCCTCTCGGGCACGATCCCGACGGCCGCGTTCTTCGTGGAGCGCAAGGTCGTCCGCGAGGTCGAGCCGCTGGTCGCCGACGCGACGCCCGCGGCCCCCGCGAACGTCTGA
- the mce gene encoding methylmalonyl-CoA epimerase, with protein MLTRIDHIGIACFDLDKTVEFYRSTYGFEVFHSEVNEEQGVREAMLKINDTSDGGASYLQLLEPTREDSAVGKWLAKNGEGVHHIAFGTADVDADAADIREKGVRVLYDEPRTGSMGSRITFLHPKDCHGVLTELVTAKKEH; from the coding sequence ATGCTGACGCGAATCGACCACATCGGGATCGCCTGTTTCGACCTCGACAAGACCGTCGAGTTCTACCGCTCGACCTACGGGTTCGAGGTCTTCCACTCCGAGGTCAACGAGGAGCAGGGCGTACGCGAGGCCATGCTCAAGATCAACGATACGTCCGACGGCGGCGCCTCCTACCTCCAGCTCCTGGAGCCCACCCGGGAGGACTCCGCCGTGGGCAAATGGCTGGCCAAGAACGGGGAGGGAGTGCACCACATCGCCTTCGGTACGGCGGACGTCGACGCCGACGCCGCGGACATCCGCGAGAAGGGGGTCAGGGTGCTGTACGACGAGCCCAGGACGGGTTCGATGGGGTCCAGGATCACCTTCCTCCACCCCAAGGACTGCCACGGCGTCCTCACCGAACTGGTCACGGCGAAGAAGGAGCACTGA